From the genome of Nasonia vitripennis strain AsymCx chromosome 1, Nvit_psr_1.1, whole genome shotgun sequence, one region includes:
- the LOC107981942 gene encoding zinc finger BED domain-containing protein 1 isoform X1, whose amino-acid sequence MPPTSSVWKYFVKGDNTSKCKLCNTEVKCKGNTTNLKFHIQGNHPELNQEKETRSTENKSMKRKMDEPLSESESDRCTPSPAPSNDSISTTCVPEHSEILRMSLSSKQIKLDSSFATQKSFSEGGERSNDITNGILFFIAKNNIPFDVVDTEGFRVLMHKTAPLYQVPSRRTITRLTAEKYEVLSSIIKEELATTENICLTTDVWTEPGNTKSFLGLTAHYLVNNTQRSVVIGVEELSERHTSEYLAEKLLQFTSEWNIKKENIIVIISDSAVNIKKAIIDAFREGKHLPCFAHLLNLVPSKIIKNDEVISP is encoded by the exons A tgCCACCGACAAGCAGTGTCTGGAAGTATTTTGTGAAGGGTGATAATACGTCAAAGTGCAAACTTTGCAATACGGAGGTCAAATGCAAAGGCAATACTACAAATCTAAAATTTCACATTCAAGGTAATCATCCAGAGTTGAATCAAGAGAAAGAGACTAGatctactgaaaataaaagcatGAAGAGGAAAATGGATGAACCATTGAGCGAGTCTGAGTCTGATCGATGTACCCCTTCTCCAGCTCCATCGAATGATTCAATTTCAACCACTTGTGTTCCTGAACATTCAGAAATACTAAGAATGTCATTAAGCAGCAAGCAAATAAAGTTAGATTCGTCTTTTGCTACGCAAAAGTCATTCTCAG aAGGAGGAGAAAGATCAAATGATATCACGAATGgtattctattttttattgcaaaaaacaACATACCATTTGATGTTGTGGATACAGAAGGTTTTAGAGTGTTAATGCACAAGACAGCTCCACTATATCAAGTACCCAGTAGAAGAACAATCACAAGACTTACAGCAGAGAAATACGAAGTATTATCTTCGATTATCAAAGAAGAACTTGCTACTAcggaaaatatttgtttaaccACGGACGTATGGACAGAACCCGGAAATACGAAAAGTTTTCTAGGGCTTACAGCACACTACTTAGTAAATAATACACAAAGGAGCGTTGTAATTGGTGTAGAAGAATTAAGTGAGCGCCATACATCTGAGTATTTAGCTGAAAAATTGTTGCAATTTACATCAGAATGGAATATcaagaaagaaaatataatagtaataatatctGACAGTGCtgttaacattaaaaaagcGATTATAGATGCTTTCCGTGAGGGAAAGCATCTGCCTTGCTTCGCACACCTTTTAAATTTGGTACCAtccaaaattattaaaaacgaTGAAGTTATAAGTCCTTGA
- the LOC107981942 gene encoding zinc finger BED domain-containing protein 1 isoform X2 encodes MKRKMDEPLSESESDRCTPSPAPSNDSISTTCVPEHSEILRMSLSSKQIKLDSSFATQKSFSEGGERSNDITNGILFFIAKNNIPFDVVDTEGFRVLMHKTAPLYQVPSRRTITRLTAEKYEVLSSIIKEELATTENICLTTDVWTEPGNTKSFLGLTAHYLVNNTQRSVVIGVEELSERHTSEYLAEKLLQFTSEWNIKKENIIVIISDSAVNIKKAIIDAFREGKHLPCFAHLLNLVPSKIIKNDEVISP; translated from the exons atGAAGAGGAAAATGGATGAACCATTGAGCGAGTCTGAGTCTGATCGATGTACCCCTTCTCCAGCTCCATCGAATGATTCAATTTCAACCACTTGTGTTCCTGAACATTCAGAAATACTAAGAATGTCATTAAGCAGCAAGCAAATAAAGTTAGATTCGTCTTTTGCTACGCAAAAGTCATTCTCAG aAGGAGGAGAAAGATCAAATGATATCACGAATGgtattctattttttattgcaaaaaacaACATACCATTTGATGTTGTGGATACAGAAGGTTTTAGAGTGTTAATGCACAAGACAGCTCCACTATATCAAGTACCCAGTAGAAGAACAATCACAAGACTTACAGCAGAGAAATACGAAGTATTATCTTCGATTATCAAAGAAGAACTTGCTACTAcggaaaatatttgtttaaccACGGACGTATGGACAGAACCCGGAAATACGAAAAGTTTTCTAGGGCTTACAGCACACTACTTAGTAAATAATACACAAAGGAGCGTTGTAATTGGTGTAGAAGAATTAAGTGAGCGCCATACATCTGAGTATTTAGCTGAAAAATTGTTGCAATTTACATCAGAATGGAATATcaagaaagaaaatataatagtaataatatctGACAGTGCtgttaacattaaaaaagcGATTATAGATGCTTTCCGTGAGGGAAAGCATCTGCCTTGCTTCGCACACCTTTTAAATTTGGTACCAtccaaaattattaaaaacgaTGAAGTTATAAGTCCTTGA